A window of Psychromonas sp. CNPT3 contains these coding sequences:
- a CDS encoding sulfurtransferase has product MCSPLVSTQWLDQHLFTEDLFILDVSMKNVIGKEALIYEKPQHIIKSYKIDIDTELSDLNSAMTHCFPTKEQLQKCAQRIGFNTESTLIIYDDQGIYSAPRVWWILTSFGYKNVFILDGGLPKWLAEGRATTQSPQLCTRLKSIKNSPNVLALNSQRIVSTEQVSLNISTQKATLIDVRSADRFFARVPEPREGMRCGHIPKSKNMPFSLVLNDIQYHSIAHIKQQFDDLNILPNTPLIVSCGSGITACIVLVAALLAGFKEVQLYDGSWATWGKDPSLPIS; this is encoded by the coding sequence ATGTGTTCACCTCTTGTCTCTACGCAGTGGCTTGATCAGCATCTTTTTACAGAAGATCTGTTTATATTAGACGTTAGTATGAAAAATGTGATCGGAAAAGAAGCGCTGATATATGAAAAACCTCAGCATATTATAAAATCTTATAAAATAGATATCGATACGGAATTATCCGATCTTAATAGTGCAATGACGCACTGTTTTCCTACAAAAGAGCAATTGCAAAAATGTGCACAAAGGATCGGTTTTAATACTGAGAGTACATTAATAATTTATGATGATCAGGGCATTTACAGTGCGCCACGTGTGTGGTGGATTTTAACGTCTTTTGGCTATAAAAATGTTTTTATTCTCGATGGGGGCTTACCAAAATGGTTGGCAGAGGGCCGTGCAACCACGCAATCTCCACAGTTATGTACGCGCTTAAAATCGATAAAAAACAGCCCTAATGTGTTGGCTTTAAATTCACAGAGGATAGTTTCTACCGAGCAGGTTTCGTTGAATATCAGCACACAAAAGGCAACGCTAATTGATGTGCGCTCTGCCGATCGTTTTTTTGCGCGCGTGCCTGAGCCTCGAGAAGGGATGAGATGTGGGCATATTCCAAAATCTAAAAACATGCCTTTTAGCTTGGTTTTAAACGATATCCAATATCACTCTATTGCACATATAAAGCAGCAATTTGACGACTTAAATATTCTTCCCAACACGCCTTTAATAGTCTCGTGTGGCTCGGGTATTACGGCTTGTATTGTACTTGTGGCAGCTTTGCTGGCAGGTTTTAAAGAGGTGCAATTATACGATGGCTCTTGGGCTACGTGGGGCAAGGATCCTTCTCTTCCTATATCATGA
- a CDS encoding LysE/ArgO family amino acid transporter, with protein MLEFVIKGALVSGSLIVAIGSQNAFVLRQGLLKNNIFYVCLLCFTCDVILMGIGVLGLGHFISTSPTLGNVLAIGGAIFLLYYALTAFISSYKGTSSLNLTDLSGEVKEKQLIKVLLSTLAVTLLNPQVYFDTVVVVGGVAGTFSYDEKIAFLTGALLISFVWFFSLGYGSRILIPLFKKPHTWRIFDFIIGCIMLFIAISLIQYVI; from the coding sequence ATGTTAGAGTTTGTCATCAAGGGAGCTTTGGTTTCTGGTAGTTTGATCGTGGCGATTGGTAGTCAAAATGCATTTGTTTTAAGACAAGGCTTATTAAAAAACAATATTTTTTATGTTTGCTTATTATGCTTTACTTGTGATGTTATTTTAATGGGAATAGGGGTGTTGGGCTTAGGCCATTTTATTAGCACGTCTCCTACTTTAGGTAACGTCTTGGCCATAGGTGGCGCTATTTTCCTACTGTATTATGCACTGACGGCTTTTATTAGTTCATATAAAGGGACAAGTAGTTTAAATTTAACTGATTTAAGTGGCGAGGTAAAAGAAAAGCAATTGATCAAGGTTTTACTCTCCACGCTTGCGGTCACCTTGCTTAATCCTCAAGTTTATTTTGACACTGTGGTCGTTGTGGGTGGCGTTGCTGGCACCTTTAGTTATGATGAAAAAATAGCCTTTCTTACCGGTGCATTATTAATTTCATTTGTGTGGTTCTTTAGTCTAGGTTATGGCTCTCGCATACTCATTCCGCTTTTTAAAAAACCACATACATGGCGTATTTTTGATTTTATTATCGGTTGTATCATGCTTTTCATTGCGATCAGTCTGATTCAATATGTTATTTAG
- a CDS encoding methyl-accepting chemotaxis protein has product MRFTIKAKLIITLCFPLILFGVFFIVNLLETETTVLATEKENVRHEFSKVVNESLKNQVETVTRSVNNFYVQSNTESIKKSLHTEMSDFKKSITQIYNNSSTKKAASKTINAFLNSYRWNNGRYFFAYNATTFISQASGSNIKLVGSNGYLRKDANGDYVIQNIIKDAKVAGSKKMAFTRYPFLNPVTGKTEGKITISFYFKPLDLVVSTGEYISTLQADKLVSTLASLTAAKYGKNGHFWVQDDNGIILAHPDSTLVGKVNENTKNIALSLKNKPENFMKISELNSKTKMLENKIVYAKKIFPEWGWTIITSANEKDIVIAERKLTDATTQIFEERVQSTIITSSVLMLIFFIVAVTIINKIMQKLVFLKSRIDVLSTGDADLTSRIAIDSDDELGDISQSVNQFIMYLQTMMKEIAMASNKITATIEQLNVQSDQNHKALSVHAAETEQVVSSITEMSATSDAVAQDASETASNTKSANEEALLAKEIVGDASNSVLALVDEVDSASANINKMNENTVQIINVLSVIGDIAEQTNLLALNAAIEAARAGEQGRGFAVVADEVRSLAARTQSSTAEINSILTILRSDANIAVASMDLTKESCQRTAKNTEKVNQSLDNLTSYIVGINDLSTQIATASEQQSSVSEEVSLNMSNIHQTVQELKSNGESNVNSTKNLAIANAQLNKLVKKFKVS; this is encoded by the coding sequence ATGAGATTCACAATAAAAGCAAAACTGATTATTACATTATGTTTTCCTTTGATATTATTTGGCGTTTTTTTTATTGTCAATTTGCTCGAAACAGAAACGACTGTATTAGCAACAGAAAAAGAAAATGTTAGACATGAATTTTCTAAAGTAGTAAATGAAAGCTTAAAAAATCAAGTCGAAACAGTGACTCGCAGTGTTAATAACTTCTATGTCCAATCAAACACAGAAAGTATTAAAAAGTCTCTACACACCGAAATGAGTGATTTTAAAAAAAGCATTACCCAAATTTATAACAACAGCTCGACTAAAAAGGCAGCATCAAAAACAATCAATGCTTTTCTTAACAGCTATCGCTGGAATAATGGACGTTATTTCTTTGCCTATAATGCAACAACTTTCATTAGTCAGGCATCGGGTAGTAACATTAAATTAGTGGGTTCAAATGGCTATTTACGCAAAGATGCAAACGGTGACTATGTCATACAAAATATTATTAAAGATGCCAAAGTGGCCGGTAGTAAAAAAATGGCTTTCACTCGTTATCCTTTTTTGAACCCAGTAACGGGGAAAACAGAAGGTAAGATCACGATTTCTTTTTACTTTAAACCTCTGGATCTCGTCGTTTCTACCGGAGAATACATTAGCACCCTGCAAGCGGATAAACTGGTCTCTACCTTAGCGTCATTAACTGCTGCAAAGTATGGTAAAAACGGACATTTTTGGGTACAAGATGATAATGGCATTATTTTAGCGCATCCTGACAGTACTCTCGTCGGGAAAGTGAATGAAAATACTAAAAATATTGCTCTCTCTCTTAAAAATAAGCCTGAAAATTTCATGAAAATTTCAGAGCTTAATTCTAAAACCAAAATGTTAGAAAATAAAATTGTGTATGCTAAAAAGATTTTCCCTGAATGGGGCTGGACAATTATTACCAGCGCTAATGAAAAAGATATTGTTATAGCCGAAAGAAAATTAACCGATGCAACCACGCAGATATTTGAAGAGAGGGTTCAAAGTACCATCATTACATCCTCTGTTCTCATGCTAATCTTCTTTATTGTTGCCGTTACTATTATCAATAAAATAATGCAGAAATTAGTATTCTTAAAATCACGAATTGATGTTTTATCGACAGGCGATGCAGATTTAACGTCGCGTATTGCCATTGACTCTGATGATGAGTTAGGCGACATTAGCCAGTCTGTTAATCAGTTTATTATGTATTTGCAAACGATGATGAAAGAGATCGCCATGGCATCAAATAAAATCACGGCGACGATTGAGCAGCTTAATGTGCAATCAGATCAAAACCATAAAGCATTATCTGTGCATGCAGCAGAAACAGAGCAAGTAGTGAGTTCCATTACAGAAATGAGTGCAACCTCTGACGCTGTCGCACAAGATGCAAGTGAAACAGCCAGTAATACCAAAAGTGCTAATGAAGAAGCGTTACTTGCTAAGGAAATAGTGGGAGATGCATCAAACAGTGTGCTTGCGCTTGTTGATGAGGTAGATTCAGCTTCTGCAAATATTAATAAAATGAACGAAAATACCGTACAAATTATTAATGTGCTAAGTGTCATTGGCGATATTGCAGAGCAAACTAATTTACTTGCCTTAAATGCAGCCATTGAAGCCGCAAGGGCCGGAGAGCAAGGTCGTGGTTTTGCCGTGGTAGCAGATGAAGTTCGATCTTTAGCAGCGAGAACGCAAAGTAGTACGGCGGAGATCAATAGCATATTGACGATATTAAGATCTGATGCAAATATTGCAGTTGCGTCAATGGACTTGACCAAAGAGAGTTGTCAACGTACCGCTAAAAACACAGAGAAAGTAAATCAGAGCTTAGATAATCTAACTTCCTATATCGTTGGTATCAATGATTTAAGTACGCAGATAGCGACCGCATCTGAGCAGCAAAGCTCAGTGAGTGAAGAAGTTAGTCTTAATATGTCAAATATCCACCAAACAGTACAAGAGTTAAAATCAAATGGCGAATCTAATGTCAATAGTACGAAAAACTTAGCCATTGCTAATGCACAATTAAATAAATTAGTTAAGAAATTTAAAGTGAGCTGA